Proteins from a genomic interval of Medicago truncatula cultivar Jemalong A17 chromosome 3, MtrunA17r5.0-ANR, whole genome shotgun sequence:
- the LOC11429472 gene encoding nicotinate N-methyltransferase 1 — protein MENGKVAVVKPQSEARLAILELAHIMSVPTSLNAVLKMKVPEAIWQGGKNTPLSASQILSIVRPNGGGDAENLQRILRLLTTYTIFVEDLSSNGERKYSLTDVGKALVPDDHGLTCASFFVQHHQDPYLRAWPLVGDAVEDPTVEPFEKLHGEAAYAYCTKGPEEMSLFYASMSGMSLPYMREMLENYDGFKGVETLVDVGGNSGVSLNMIMNKYPNILKGINFDLPDMISSAPQYPGITHVGGDALESVPAGDAIFIKWTVLTWTDEEFKKALQSCYKALPVAGKLILCEPVLPEQTDESKRTRALLAADIWIMTMYRTKGKHRTEEQFKQLGISAGFKSFRAFHIDPYLPVLEFHK, from the exons ATGGAAAATGGAAAAGTTGCTGTGGTAAAGCCTCAAAGTGAAGCGAGGCTTGCCATTTTGGAACTTGCACACATTATGAGTGTTCCTACGTCCCTTAATGCTGTTCTCAAAATGAAAGTACCTGAAGCCATCTGGCAAGGTGGAAAGAACACTCCACTCTCTGCCTCTCAGATTCTCTCCATAGTTCGTCCCAATGGCGGAGGAGACGCTGAAAATCTCCAACGTATCCTCCGTTTGCTCACAACTTATACTATTTTTGTTGAGGACTTGAGCAGCAATGGTGAAAGGAAGTACTCCCTCACCGATGTTGGTAAAGCTCTTGTTCCTGATGATCATGGTCTGACCTGTGCATCATTTTTCGTCCAGCACCATCAG GACCCGTACCTGCGAGCATGGCCGTTGGTGGGAGACGCGGTGGAGGATCCAACTGTGGAACCGTTCGAGAAGCTGCACGGAGAAGCAGCATATGCATATTGCACGAAGGGACCAGAAGAAATGAGTTTGTTTTATGCTTCCATGTCTGGGATGTCATTGCCCTACATGAGGGAAATGTTGGAGAATTATGATGGCTTCAAAGGTGTGGAGACTCTAGTTGATGTTGGTGGCAATTCTGGTGTGAGTCTCAACATGATTATGAACAAATATCCAAACATACTCAAAGGCATCAATTTTGATCTTCCTGATATGATCTCTTCTGCACCTCAATATCCAG GTATAACACACGTCGGTGGTGATGCGCTTGAATCAGTTCCGGCTGGAGATGCTATCTTCATTAAG TGGACAGTGTTAACATGGACAGATGAAGAATTCAAGAAGGCCTTGCAAAGTTGTTACAAGGCTCTTCCGGTGGCCGGAAAATTGATTCTTTGTGAACCGGTGTTACCGGAGCAGACCGATGAGAGTAAAAGAACAAGAGCATTGTTGGCAGCTGACATATGGATAATGACAATGTATAGAACCAAGGGAAAACACAGAACTGAAGAACAATTCAAACAACTTGGCATTTCTGCTGGTTTTAAAAGTTTCCGTGCCTTCCATATTGATCCTTATTTGCCTGtacttgaatttcataaatga
- the LOC11429473 gene encoding nicotinate N-methyltransferase 1 — protein sequence MENGKVAVVKSQSEARLAILELAHIMSVPTSLVAVLKMKVPEAIWQGGNNTPLSASQILSIVRPNGGGDAENLQRILRLLTTYAIFAEDLSSNGKRKYSLTEVGKALVPDDDGLSYGTYVLQHYQDQYLRAWPLVGEAVEDPTVEPFEKLHGEGAYAYCMKRPDEMSLFYASMSGMSMPHMNEMLEKYDGFKGVESLVDVGGNSGVILNMIMNKYPNILKGINFDLPDMISSAPQLPGITHVGGDALELVPAGDAIFTKWTMLTWTDEECKKVLQNCYKALPVNGKLIVCEPVSPELTDESQRTRALLSGDIFIMTMYKTKGKHRTEEQFKQLGISAGFLRFRAFHIDPYFPVLEFQK from the exons ATGGAAAATGGAAAAGTTGCTGTGGTAAAGTCTCAAAGTGAAGCGAGGCTTGCCATTTTGGAACTTGCACACATTATGAGTGTTCCTACTTCCCTCGTTGCTGTTCTCAAAATGAAAGTACCTGAAGCTATCTGGCAAGGTGGAAACAACACCCCACTCTCTGCCTCTCAAATTCTCTCCATAGTTCGTCCCAACGGCGGAGGAGACGCTGAAAATCTCCAGCGTATCCTTCGTTTGCTCACCACTTATGCTATTTTTGCTGAGGACTTGAGCAGCAATGGCAAAAGGAAGTACTCCCTCACCGAGGTCGGTAAAGCTCTTGTTCCTGATGATGATGGTCTGTCCTATGGAACATACGTGCTCCAGCACTATCAG GACCAGTACCTGCGAGCATGGCCGCTGGTGGGAGAGGCGGTGGAGGATCCAACTGTTGAGCCGTTCGAGAAGCTACACGGAGAAGGAGCATATGCATACTGCATGAAGAGACCAGATGAAATGAGTTTGTTTTACGCTTCCATGTCTGGaatgtcaatgccccacatgaATGAAATGTTGGAGAAGTATGATGGCTTCAAAGGTGTGGAATCTCTAGTTGATGTTGGTGGAAATTCTGGTGTGATTCTCAATATGATTATGAACAAATATCCAAACATACTCAAAGGCATCAATTTTGATCTTCCTGATATGATATCTTCTGCCCCTCAATTGCCAG GTATAACACACGTCGGTGGTGATGCGCTTGAATTAGTTCCGGCTGGGGATGCTATCTTCACTAAG TGGACAATGTTAACATGGACAGATGAAGAATGCAAGAAGGTCTTGCAGAACTGCTACAAGGCTCTTCCGGTGAACGGAAAATTGATTGTTTGTGAGCCAGTGTCACCGGAGCTGACCGATGAGAGTCAAAGAACAAGAGCATTGTTGTCGGGTGACATATTCATAATGACAATGTATAAAACTAAGGGAAAACACAGAACTGAAGAACAATTCAAACAGCTTGGCATTTCTGCTGGTTTTCTTCGTTTTCGTGCCTTCCACATTGATCCTTATTTTCCTGTTCTAGAATTTCAGAAATGA
- the LOC11430439 gene encoding LOW QUALITY PROTEIN: phosphatidylinositol 4-kinase beta 1-like (The sequence of the model RefSeq protein was modified relative to this genomic sequence to represent the inferred CDS: inserted 2 bases in 1 codon): MVSFLGLTHGEGEQPREITSRSNRTSESSENGWLIRFFDSSFFCEWIAVSYLYKHDHAGVRNYLCNRMYTLPLQGIEGYLFQVCYMTIYKPNQSLDKFVIDVCSKSLKIALKVHWFLLAELEDDNDGISRIQEKCQIAATLMGEWPPLIWPQSAPTSPAGKSQVLNRILSSKHRLLSLTSSSPTQRSLSFLPSLGNNLQDDGSPQSPKQVVRCSFFLVIVKSGDDCRQEHLAVQLISHFYDIFQEAGLPLWLRPYEVLCTSSYTALIETIQDTASLHSIKSRYLNISSLREFFIAKYEEDSPSFKLAQTNLLYNIVHNGNLLLDEEGHIIHIDFGFMLSNSPGGVNFENAPFKLSRELLEVMDSDVEGLPSEIFDFIKXLNCRKHAERIILLVEMLQDSGFPCFKCGPRTIQNLRKRFHLSLTEEQCVSLVLSLISSSLDAWRTRQYDYYQKVLNGIF; this comes from the exons ATGGTGAGTTTCTTAGGATTGACTCATGGAGAGGGCGAACAACCCCGAGAAATCACGTCGAGGTCTAATCGGACAAGTGAATCCAGTGAAAATGGATGGCTTATTAGATTTTTTGATTCTTCATTCTTCTGTGAGTGGATTGCTGTTAGTTACTTGTACAAGCATGATCATGCGGGAGTGCGCAATTATCTTTGTAATCGAATGTACACACTTCCTTTGCAAGGAATTGAGGGTTATTTGTTTCAAGTGTGTTACATGACGATATATAAACCGAATCAATCGTTGGATAAGTTTGTTATAGATGTATGCTCGAAGTCACTTAAGATTGCTTTGAAGGTGCATTGGTTTTTGTTGGCTGAGCTTGAGGATGACAATGATGGGATTAGTAGGATTCAAGAGAAGTGTCAGATTGCTGCCACATTGATGGGGGAGTGGCCACCCTTGATATGGCCTCAAAGTGCACCGACAAGCCCTGCAGGAAAGAGCCAAGTTTTGAATAGGATATTGTCATCAAAACATAGATTGTTGTCTTTAACATCTTCATCGCCTACACAGAGATCTTTGTCGTTCTTGCCTTCTTTGGGAAACAATTTGCAAGATGATGGTAGTCCGCAGTCTCCTAAACAAGTCGTGAGGTGcagtttttttttg GTTATTGTAAAGAGTGGGGACGATTGTAGGCAGGAGCATCTGGCAGTTCAACTTATTTCACATTTCTATG ATATTTTCCAAGAAGCTGGACTTCCTCTCTGGCTACGCCCGTATGAAGTGTTATGTACTTCTTCTTACACTGCTCTTATTGAAACAATTCAAGATACG GCTTCTCTACATTCTATAAAGAGTAGATATCTCAACATTTCAAGTTTACGGGAATTCTTTATTGCCAAGTATGAAGAAGATTCTCCAAGTTTTAAACTGGCTCAG ACCAATTTACTTTATAATATTGTGCATAATGGGAACCTCTTATTGGATGAAGAAGGCCATATCATACATATCGATTTTGGCTTCATGCTTTCCAATTCGCCTGGTGgtgttaattttgaaaatgcaCCTTTCAAATTATCTCGGGAGCTTCTTGAA GTTATGGACTCTGATGTTGAGGGACTTCCGAGCGAAatctttgattttattaa tCTAAATTGCCGTAAGCATGCTGAGCGCATTATTCTTCTTGTTGAGATGTTGCAG GACTCTGGTTTCCCCTGCTTTAAATGTGGTCCACGGACGATACAGAACCTAAGAAAGCGATTCCATCTCAGTTTAACTGAAGAg CAATGTGTATCTTTGGTTCTTTCACTTATTAGCAGCAGCCTGGATGCATGGCGAACAAGGCAGTATGATTATTACCAGAAGGTTTTGAATGGAATATTTTAA